A window from Corynebacterium urealyticum DSM 7109 encodes these proteins:
- a CDS encoding alkaline phosphatase D family protein, whose protein sequence is MATLTRRRVLQGMAATGGAAAAGSLLPVVDAAPARTVLGAENWDPEVFAHSVASGDPTASAVIIWTRVTPTKDAQPGSGKGPDVPVTWEVATDPEFQDVAASGTVTASAEFDHTVKVDATGLGSGTTYFYRFTADLGQRKATSRVGRTRTAPGSGDEVSAIRFGVCSCANYEAGFFRSYRDMAERDDLEFVLHLGDYTYEYETGGYKGMYGETVRKVEPAHQTKTLTDFRIRQAVHHRDSDLADLHAAKPMICMWDDHEFADNNWREGATGTSFKKGDDYSALKQAASRAYFEWMPVRVRPEARAQHLYRTLQYGPLMEIIIPDLRSYRDAQLIQSGDHLLDSDPDFIRAAGREGRTMMGRSQFEWFSNAIKSSTAKWQVIANAVMFAPMTLPESLDPKLHTWLVEKIGLPEQGIPLNPDQWDGYMAERQKIIDMIAGLPDKNVVFLTGDIHTSWASDIPRDVFGYRTGQNTKAVATEFVTPSVTANSAFDSLAVSRAFDAATRQLLYTGENLLSGLNRWFKWINLTHHGYMAVEVGQEATQCDWHFVDHVLAKDTPFRLGNSFRAEVGSPGARSVAAGLSRAQRVY, encoded by the coding sequence ATGGCAACGCTTACCCGCCGCCGCGTCTTGCAGGGCATGGCCGCCACCGGTGGGGCAGCCGCCGCTGGCAGCTTGCTGCCCGTCGTTGATGCAGCCCCCGCCCGCACCGTGCTGGGCGCAGAGAACTGGGACCCCGAGGTCTTCGCCCACTCCGTCGCCTCCGGGGATCCGACCGCCAGTGCCGTCATCATCTGGACTCGCGTGACCCCAACGAAGGACGCGCAGCCCGGCTCGGGGAAGGGGCCGGACGTCCCCGTGACGTGGGAGGTCGCCACCGACCCGGAATTTCAGGACGTCGCCGCGTCCGGGACGGTCACCGCCAGCGCCGAGTTCGACCACACCGTCAAGGTCGACGCCACCGGCCTCGGATCGGGCACCACATACTTTTATCGCTTCACGGCCGACCTGGGGCAGCGCAAGGCCACCTCCCGGGTGGGGCGCACCCGCACCGCCCCGGGCTCCGGCGACGAAGTCAGCGCGATCCGCTTCGGCGTGTGCAGCTGTGCGAACTACGAGGCCGGATTCTTCCGCAGCTACCGGGACATGGCTGAGCGCGATGACCTGGAATTCGTCCTGCACCTTGGCGACTACACCTATGAGTACGAGACGGGCGGCTATAAGGGGATGTATGGCGAGACTGTCCGCAAGGTTGAGCCTGCACATCAAACAAAAACTCTGACGGACTTCCGAATTCGTCAAGCGGTACACCACCGTGATTCAGACCTTGCAGATTTGCATGCCGCCAAGCCAATGATCTGCATGTGGGATGATCACGAGTTCGCTGATAACAATTGGCGTGAGGGCGCTACCGGAACGAGTTTTAAGAAGGGCGATGACTATTCCGCCCTGAAGCAGGCTGCCTCCCGCGCGTACTTTGAGTGGATGCCGGTGCGGGTGCGCCCCGAGGCACGAGCCCAGCACCTCTACCGCACCCTGCAGTACGGCCCGTTGATGGAGATCATCATCCCGGACCTGCGCTCCTACCGCGATGCGCAGCTGATCCAGTCCGGTGACCACCTGCTGGACTCTGACCCGGACTTCATCCGCGCCGCCGGCCGGGAGGGGCGCACCATGATGGGGCGCAGCCAGTTCGAGTGGTTCAGCAATGCCATCAAGTCCTCTACCGCGAAGTGGCAGGTTATTGCGAATGCTGTGATGTTTGCACCCATGACCCTGCCGGAGAGCCTGGACCCGAAGCTGCACACCTGGCTCGTGGAGAAGATCGGCCTGCCGGAGCAGGGAATCCCGCTGAATCCCGACCAGTGGGACGGTTACATGGCGGAACGGCAGAAGATCATTGACATGATCGCCGGGCTGCCGGATAAGAACGTGGTCTTCCTGACCGGGGACATCCACACCTCTTGGGCCAGCGACATTCCAAGGGACGTATTTGGCTACCGCACAGGCCAGAACACGAAGGCGGTCGCCACCGAGTTCGTAACCCCGTCTGTCACTGCGAATAGCGCATTCGATTCTTTGGCGGTCAGCCGCGCCTTCGACGCTGCCACCCGTCAGCTGCTCTATACGGGGGAGAACCTGCTCTCCGGGCTCAACCGGTGGTTCAAGTGGATCAACTTAACCCACCACGGCTACATGGCTGTCGAGGTCGGGCAGGAGGCCACGCAGTGCGACTGGCACTTCGTGGACCACGTGCTGGCCAAGGACACCCCATTCCGCCTGGGAAATAGCTTCCGGGCCGAGGTGGGCTCCCCGGGTGCCCGCAGCGTTGCCGCGGGGCTGAGTCGCGCCCAGCGGGTTTACTGA
- a CDS encoding plantazolicin family TOMM peptide encodes MSTLINKLPPAVSTDSSKIVSEVQAFEPTAARCSCTTIPCCCCCGG; translated from the coding sequence GTGTCCACACTAATCAACAAGCTGCCTCCCGCAGTTTCAACTGATTCTTCAAAGATTGTTTCCGAAGTTCAGGCATTCGAGCCTACCGCTGCTCGTTGCTCCTGCACCACAATCCCGTGCTGCTGCTGCTGCGGCGGTTAA
- a CDS encoding L,D-transpeptidase has translation MTRYIGKHRKVSNTSKKQFAGAAALALGASALGVGASVATASEASAAPQLGSSVASSSLPPQISQLQANFDAQLRQAQANGVTALLNTRDALVAQAQNLPPQFRTPVTQGIDNVVNAIAPGALQQREAARAPKPAPKPAPKKQAPKKQARPASNPCPASAHACVDIKGQRAWLQKGGNRSYGPVVVSTGRPGQETPRGMFTVTRKVKDEISYEFGNAPMPYAVYFTNNGHAFHQGTTNVQSAGCVRMDGKSAQTFFNYLQPGDKVYIY, from the coding sequence ATGACTCGTTATATCGGCAAGCACCGCAAGGTGTCCAACACCTCCAAGAAGCAGTTCGCGGGCGCTGCTGCCCTCGCGCTCGGCGCATCCGCCCTCGGCGTTGGGGCATCCGTCGCCACCGCCTCCGAGGCCAGCGCTGCCCCGCAGCTCGGCTCCTCCGTGGCGTCCTCCTCCCTGCCGCCGCAGATCTCCCAGCTGCAGGCTAACTTCGACGCCCAACTGCGCCAGGCCCAGGCCAATGGCGTCACCGCCCTGCTGAACACCCGCGACGCGCTGGTGGCACAGGCCCAGAACCTGCCGCCGCAGTTCCGTACCCCGGTGACCCAGGGCATCGATAACGTCGTCAACGCCATCGCACCGGGTGCCCTGCAGCAGCGCGAGGCCGCCCGCGCACCGAAGCCGGCCCCGAAGCCAGCACCAAAGAAGCAGGCCCCGAAGAAGCAGGCACGCCCAGCGTCCAACCCGTGCCCAGCGTCCGCGCACGCATGCGTTGATATCAAGGGCCAGCGCGCCTGGCTGCAGAAGGGCGGCAATCGCTCCTACGGCCCAGTCGTCGTCTCTACCGGCCGCCCAGGCCAGGAGACCCCACGCGGCATGTTCACCGTGACCCGCAAGGTCAAGGACGAGATCAGCTACGAGTTCGGCAATGCACCGATGCCGTACGCCGTGTACTTCACGAACAACGGCCACGCCTTCCACCAGGGCACGACCAACGTGCAGTCCGCCGGCTGCGTGCGCATGGACGGCAAGTCTGCCCAGACTTTCTTCAACTACCTGCAGCCGGGCGACAAGGTCTACATCTACTAA
- a CDS encoding GNAT family N-acetyltransferase: MSEDIQAESAAERPATDAVTFRVASEGDRGFITEMFRETDTWGDPGKDVSEHFQDDLVRYVDMWTADQGGIIAEYEGAPAGAAWLRNFTESEPGAGYISDDIPELAIALRPTMTGLGLGRRLLGATLDHARARGYHSVSLAVDYGNDRARRMYSKFGFVDHGVAPHEECYVMVYRF; this comes from the coding sequence ATGAGCGAGGATATTCAGGCAGAGTCAGCAGCCGAGCGCCCGGCCACGGATGCGGTCACTTTTCGTGTCGCGAGCGAGGGCGACCGCGGATTCATCACGGAAATGTTCCGGGAAACCGACACCTGGGGTGACCCTGGAAAAGACGTCTCCGAGCACTTCCAGGATGACCTGGTCCGCTACGTAGACATGTGGACCGCGGATCAGGGCGGAATCATCGCCGAGTACGAAGGCGCACCCGCGGGCGCGGCATGGCTGCGTAACTTCACTGAATCCGAGCCCGGCGCGGGCTATATCTCCGATGACATCCCTGAGCTGGCCATCGCCCTCCGCCCGACCATGACCGGCCTTGGGCTCGGCCGCAGGCTACTGGGGGCAACCCTGGACCACGCCCGTGCGAGGGGTTACCACTCCGTCAGCCTGGCGGTGGACTACGGCAATGACCGTGCCCGCCGCATGTACTCCAAGTTCGGGTTCGTCGACCACGGCGTGGCACCCCACGAGGAGTGCTACGTCATGGTCTACCGCTTCTAG
- a CDS encoding class I SAM-dependent methyltransferase, with the protein MNRVTSSTNLEPTQLVADEVKRRARRWYHDPERVPVARNHDADVEPRYSSFVAQQIHELGVNTPPRIIDVGCGEGLLASQLEDFEEYIGVDPDNSGIHTGNNALSAKMKFIRAGVENIPPSVSHADIIVSSLNLALWDDPIRRCVDLRKRLSLGGRILIIDLLRTGSRIEYAASNELNQFLIDQHNASLTPEDLEVLCRKALPGAEISTFTDKRETIVPTMDTASDYGNLFFINYQEA; encoded by the coding sequence ATGAATAGAGTGACCTCCTCAACTAACTTGGAACCGACACAGCTGGTAGCTGACGAGGTCAAACGCAGAGCTCGCCGATGGTACCACGATCCTGAACGTGTTCCTGTTGCTCGGAACCATGACGCGGACGTGGAGCCCCGATATTCCAGTTTTGTTGCCCAGCAAATACACGAGCTTGGGGTGAATACTCCCCCTCGCATTATCGATGTTGGTTGTGGCGAAGGTTTGCTTGCCAGTCAACTGGAAGACTTTGAAGAATACATCGGAGTCGACCCAGATAATTCAGGCATACATACTGGCAATAATGCGTTATCCGCGAAGATGAAGTTTATACGTGCTGGTGTCGAAAACATTCCACCTTCAGTTTCCCACGCTGACATTATTGTGTCTTCGTTGAATCTCGCGCTTTGGGACGATCCCATTCGCCGGTGTGTTGATTTACGTAAAAGACTCAGCCTTGGTGGTCGAATACTCATCATTGACCTTCTGAGGACAGGATCACGTATTGAATACGCCGCAAGTAACGAGCTCAACCAATTTCTCATCGACCAGCACAACGCTTCGCTTACACCTGAGGATCTCGAAGTCCTTTGTCGAAAGGCACTACCAGGTGCCGAGATTTCAACATTTACCGATAAGCGAGAGACGATCGTCCCCACAATGGACACCGCCTCAGACTACGGCAACCTATTTTTCATAAACTACCAGGAGGCATGA
- a CDS encoding TOMM precursor leader peptide-binding protein: MTETQRYQVNPDLRVSRDGNQIVIEAASNTYCLSDEALWPFISEVLSTTEELTIPENNDEYEPRDIERLQAAFEILSETEVLIPSERTPWPDTIVSLANRSGRLVPLEDIAHRLETAEILIVDPHSSSTVSTLTAAMRDYPIAEPTVVQQLPKHSSADLMVVVAADEHDPLLDEANKIALDSDIRVWTPLTPTRNGRFRVGPWFYPNQSACYKCLRLREGSVEREPVLADIQRKGQSAIPRHDRFDSQPAMTSMMISMLTDAMLTHIALDGAQGQAPVGGFVDVKYGLEGFELANHRVLRVPRCPQCSAASGTGYPQIWFHEE; encoded by the coding sequence ATGACTGAAACTCAGAGGTACCAAGTTAACCCAGACCTGCGGGTATCGCGCGACGGCAACCAGATCGTTATAGAAGCCGCGTCAAACACATATTGTCTCTCCGATGAGGCTCTATGGCCTTTCATCTCTGAAGTACTCTCAACCACCGAGGAGCTCACCATTCCAGAAAATAATGACGAGTATGAGCCTAGAGACATTGAACGACTTCAAGCAGCATTTGAAATTCTTTCAGAAACTGAAGTTCTTATTCCATCTGAACGCACCCCTTGGCCGGATACAATAGTTTCATTAGCTAACAGAAGTGGACGACTCGTTCCTCTTGAAGACATTGCCCACCGTTTAGAAACAGCCGAAATCCTCATCGTGGACCCGCATAGCTCCTCCACAGTGAGTACTTTGACAGCAGCAATGAGAGACTACCCCATCGCTGAACCGACAGTCGTACAACAATTACCGAAACACAGCTCAGCCGACCTGATGGTAGTCGTTGCCGCAGATGAACACGACCCACTGCTCGACGAAGCGAACAAAATTGCGCTGGACTCTGATATTCGCGTTTGGACGCCACTGACACCAACCCGCAACGGCAGGTTCAGGGTTGGCCCTTGGTTCTACCCCAATCAGTCCGCCTGCTACAAATGCCTCCGACTGCGAGAAGGCAGTGTCGAACGAGAACCGGTACTTGCTGACATCCAACGAAAAGGCCAGTCAGCCATACCAAGGCATGATCGTTTCGACAGCCAGCCCGCGATGACATCAATGATGATTTCGATGCTCACCGACGCAATGCTCACCCACATAGCTCTCGACGGAGCCCAAGGCCAGGCACCGGTCGGTGGGTTTGTCGATGTGAAATACGGGCTAGAAGGGTTTGAATTAGCCAATCACCGCGTGCTGCGTGTTCCTCGATGTCCTCAATGTTCAGCTGCTTCCGGAACAGGTTATCCACAAATTTGGTTTCATGAGGAGTGA